The nucleotide sequence caaggtggtggTCTACCACtttgatgtcaagccctatatccctcgccAGATATGGCGCTTTacatgctggaagttcggccatatgtcttcccactgtacttccagcctcacatgttgaGAGTGCGggcgcccatcacatcccaacacTCCATGTgcgccgcctcccatctgtgtcagctgcagagagcatcattcatcttgcttgccagactgcaggatcatacagaaagagcagaaaataatggaatacaagaccttgGACCGACTGatctatactgaggctaagaggaaacaTGAAAGActccatcctgtgcgaatgacttcCTCATATGCGGCTGCCACGACAACCAtgatagccccatcagttcagcaAATTCCAGTCGGATCACCGAGCTgtacaactccacatgcccccttgcccatgGAGGGCACTACCTACCCTGTTGCCACCTACTTCGGGAGTAGCaccctcacgccccccccccccccccccattggggACTTCCATCCTCACTTCTAAGTAGGAGAGGCAtccaacttcttcggctcctctcgctcgcaaggggtcccttgggtccctcccttcctaGGTTTCCATAAGTGGCAAGGATGTCGCCCGACAGTGGCATAAGAGACCCCAAGAGCTGGCCATAGGGCTTCACAATCCTCctccgtcccggagactgaatcggtgaagccctcccagccagtgaaacccgaGGAGCAGCGAGTCAAGTTGAAGAAGACCTCTAAAACgaaggaacttgcggtggcacccaccccactgCAACCtataagctctgcgtctgagggcgaggtagagattctggtgtccgctgaggacctagatctcgccagactctCAGGCACAATGGATGTCACTCGCACaggtactcagtcggtggcagcaagtgacccagcCACGTAATCTGCCTCCCCGGTCTCTTCACGCCTTTCTCGGCCGTGGacagtgtcatcctccagtggaactgcagtggttttttccaccatcttgctgagctctgacaacttatcagctgtctgcagtctctatcttccaccggatggtgatgtcccgcagcatgtcctggctgcgctaatagcacaattgccgccaccttttctgttactgggtgacttcagtGCCCGtaatcctctgtggggtggatcagtggcaacagtcAGAGGCAGAACctttgagcaagtattggcacagcttgacatttcccttttaaataatggtgccttcacacatttcagggtGGCAAATGGTacatactcagccatcgacctttcgatctgcagccctagcctattaccatctgtccaatggagtgttcatgacgacttgtgtggttgtgaccactttccgatctttgtcactgccacagcgtcactcttctgggtgccTCTGCTGATGGGCTATGAATAGGGCTGACTGGGAATTAttctcctccattgccactattgagcctccttccaatgacgccattgatgaaGTGATTCACTCGGTCACCACTGGCATCGTTACGGTGGGCACTCCagtgtcacaagcggcatcccttaTTGGAACATctcattgcctttaaatggctccgtgcgcgAGCCTGCAGCATTATttccaacacaagcaggagtgctgggaaaggtatgtctccaccattggcctccgtatctctccattgcaggtttgggccaagattaggtgacacaatggctatcggacccccgtcAGCGTACCTGCGCTTTCACGGAATGGAGCAGTGTGTACTGACTTAGACACAATTGCAAACTGCTtagcggagcattttgctcagagttctgcttctgcagattacccactggccttccgctccttgAAAGAGGCtggaacatcggagcctttcatttcacacatgCCCCCCTGAATCGTACAACGCtctgttcagtgagtgggaatttcgaagtgccctagccgctttttctgatacggctcccgggccagatcacatccactgtcagatgctcaaacacctctcagtggactgccagcgacaccTCCTAGACCTTAACAACCATTTctggttgagggtgagttcctgttgcaatggcgggaaagcatcatAATCCCCATGTTGAAACATGGCAAGAACACCACTGGAGGTGGAGAGCTGCCAAGCTGGatgttgagttggctacttgagtctcggggccttctggctcagtCTCCGGGTGGGTTCTGTAAGGGCTGCTCTGCCGCTGATAATGTGGTgtgcctggagtcggccatccgtacggcctttgcccgccatCAGCATCTGGTTGACACCTTTTTTGACCTGAGGAAGGCATACAAtatgacatggcgacatcacatcctctctacgcttcatgttTGGGGTCTCCGGGGTCCGCTCCTGCTtttaatacaaaattttctgtcccTTCGTTCCTTCCATGTGCAAGTTGTGACCAGCCATAGTTCCTAACGAGTTGCGTTGCTTAGAGTTGCACCAGCTGGGATGCTGATTGGTCTACCCTTCTATGGCTGTAGCAGGTGTTAATTCCTCCCAAGTTCtgcaaggatctgtcttaagtgtctgtctctttttaattgcaattaatgggctcgctgcggtgATGATGGGAacatctgtctcagcttccttgtatgctgacgacttctgcctatactttAGCTCCACTGGTGTTGCAGCTGCTGAACAGCAGCTGCAGGATGCTGtctgcaaggcgcagtcttgggctgtagcacatggcatccagtttttggctgccaagacctgtgttatgcatttctgacggcgacgcactgttcaccacAGCTTTACCTTGAcagcgaacctcttgctgtggtggagacgcattagtttttgggattggtttttgatacccggttgacttggcgccttcatattcggcagcttaaacagaagtgctggcagcatcttaatGTTCTTTGTTGCTTAGAGTTGCACCAGCTGGGGTTCTGATTGGTCTACCCTTCTACGGCTGTACCAGGTgttaattcagtcccgtctagattatgggagcctggcttacggttcggCATCACCTTCCACATTGCagttgctggaccccatccttcacagcgggatccaactcgccactggagctttccggacaagccctgtcaacagcatacttgtggaggcaggtgttccTCCATTGCAGTTCTGGCACCAAtgattactggccgcttatgctacacacgtttgtagcttgtccgggcatcccaattatcgtctactgttccctcagtcggtcgtcAATCTTCCGGAACAGCGGCCCCAGCCAGGGTTTATAATCGCGGTTtgcgtcagagctcttctctctgggcttgaggtttttcctcttccacctcttttccgggcccctctgtgtatacccccatggtgtgtgccccgcccatgcctttgGCTCAATTTGGCACAACGCCCAAAGGACTCaatccctcctgaggccctccaccgctgctttctttcaatccttgacacatttcaaggctctgacgttgtctatactgatggtttgatggttgctggtcatgtcggttaTGCGCATACCccaggggatcattatgaacaactcattgccggctggctgcagtgttttcactgccaagctggtcGCCATCACttgcgccctagagtatatccactactgctcaggtgagtccttcgttatctgtagtgactccctgagcggtttacgagctattgaccagtgtttccATCGTTCTCGTCCGGTGATCGCTATCCAGGAGACcgtccatactcttgcccattgcggccgctctgtggtctttgtgtggaccctgggTCATATtggcatcccgggaaatgaacgtgttgatgcgctggccaaacaggctgtctgtacaccagccttggagattggcctttcagagagtgacctcaggtcagatTTGCGtcagaaggtacttcgcacctggggtgaagaatggcacacccttccttcacccaacaaacttcgggccatcaaggaggctactggTGCGTGGTGCTCCTCCTTGCGGATCTCtcacaaggactctgttgtcctgtGCCGGCTGTGCATTTGCCACACCTGGATTacacacagctatttattgtgctgcggGGACCCACCTTtgtcgctgcgggtcagctttgacggtggtccacatcttgttggactgccctaTTTTAACTCCCCtgaggcagacgtttgcgctgcctgataagcttcctgcacttttatcagatgacattGCAATGGCAAATTGGGTTtcgagttttattcgtgcaggtggtttttatcgcttgatctaagtgtttgtctttttttgtgttgagtctggcattTGGCCTACCTATTTGGACTGaggtttttagtgcgtttcttggtggttggcttttcgttttttgtttctgtggttggccaaccactgtcactcggtgtgattttatttccttttttctggtctctgtctgtgtctttcttgtcctgtgttctCTCTTGGCATCAccattgtttgttcttattctttgtgggtgtttaaagTTAATGGAAAAAGGGagcgatggccctagtagtctggtcccttcaatcccacaaaccaactaaTCCTGCTGTGCAGATCAGGCTGTACCATCTTGCTTACctctggtttcaccgtccttccatCACATTTCAGATGCACACAGAAGTACTACACAAGTAGCTGATCAGCTCTGCCATTTTTGAAATGCACATTCCCAGGTGTGGCACCATAAcgtatctgccctttgtcaaagtcacttatgtttGTCAGTTTTCCCATTTGTGGCCCAGATTGTATCTAGTGATTCCACATTGATCTCTGCTCTGCATATATACTTCCTTACCACGTCATGTACCCCCTAGTGCCACCAGGCAGCCTCCCATCTTGCGGTGGGAAGTGCtcgtgatgttttggaacgtcagTGTATAACCGTTGTTGAATCATCTTGGTAAAaaggttatgtttaagtaatttttACAACCAGTATATTATTTAGATTTGGAAGCATGTTTTCCAGTGTAATTTATTAATTTGCTCTTAAGAATTTGAGATCAGTCAGTAGAAACAATCTTTGACACACTAACCCTAATATTAAGTTTTAAGCTCTATACATCTTTGTTTGCAGGAGTGCTTGCCTGTCTTGATGGTTACATGAACATTGCATTAGAACAGACTGAAGAATATGTGAATGGTCAGTTAAAAAACAAGTACGGTGATGCATTTATCCGAGGGAATAATGTTTTATACATAAGTACACAGAAGAGGAGAATATGATTGAAATTTGCcttaatttctctttgttttgttaTACCATGAAGATTTTTGTTTTATGTAGAATTGAAATTGTACTATAActattttgtgaatgaaataaaGTGTCAATAAATATGTATTGCACAAAGAATGTAGTAATTTAGCATTGTTAATACTTCCATGCCATAAAACAGGTCGATACTTTCTTCATTCGATAAGAATTGTGTGAAACAGTCATATACAAAGCTTAGACCATATAGTCGACAGCAGCATTTATGGCCTCTGGGCCGAGGTTGCGCAGTAGACAGCTGTGCAGCTAGCCAGTCAGCACTCAATCTGTTTCCACATTCCATACTGTGTAAACTTAAGTCATATTTGATCATTCTGTTGTGTTTTACAtgtgtgaaacgttgattcattcCTGTGTGTTATGCAAATTTTCTCATAATGGCTGAAATACCTAGAAGGTGCCAAGTGTTTCACAAACAGCCAAGGGaccttatttttaaagtgtagtctTTCTTCAAACATGTAGCAGATTCAGACAAGCCGGTCTGTGGTGTTGCCAAGGTGCAAGAATGTAATGTAGTTACTGTCTGTGCACTTTCAGCCGAGTTGACTATGCAGCATTCCTTGCGAGGTCTGCAGCAAGGGGCATTAATGCTGTCACCGACTATAGAATATGTTAACCTTGTAGGTAATATTCTgtaaagttgccccccccccccccccaggggctcagcattcatttgctgagtacaggcttggcgaccccggggtcctgagctggggactggtcagcgccgccagtttcCTGTCGCCGTAACCCCCGgacgtgcttcagcgaccaccgtatggcgcggcggtggaatgttgtgtgctgcggggaatggtaatcttggcttgaccgcctgcattgcgaggaaggacaacctctataaaaacccctcaatcttccggtgtgctccgcgcctgtgagatgcatggctgttggggtggaacagtcgcaagcaggcaacctctggggcacctgccgcaccccagttgtataaggcttactcaggcacgcggggctctgtctgagcggacctttagttccctagctgctcgtgggacgcacATGGCAACCACGTATTTCCCTTCACCAACTTCACAATCAGTCAAGCGcatgagggaggctagtcctccaGATACGCAGATGGAAAAGAGTAACAGGGCTCCTGGAGTTGtaaatgacaatgttttcatcgtgattaagaggaaggacatacataaaggtttagaaggactcgcaggtacactgaaatctatCAAACGCCTGAGGAATGGTACCCTGTTAGTTGAGACTACTAGGGCAAAGCAAGTGGAGCTGCTTCGGAAGTCAAACAAGTTAGGCGAGTATGatattactgtcgagttgcacaatTCCCTCAACTCCAGTAAAGGCGTTGTCACCTGCCGTGATTTACTGGATATCGATGTCGACGagctgaagcaagaatgggcaaCACAGGGGATTGTGGACGTGGAACAAAGGACACGTAGGAATAATGGAGTTATTGAGAAAtctgccaccttcattgtgactttCAATTTGCCTGTCTTACCTGAATATGTTCTGGCTGGTTTCCTCCGACTTAGCGGCCTTATATACCTAACcctatgcgctgtttcaaatgtcaGCGATATGGCCATACGACACTGAGTTGTGGGGGTGAACCAACCTGTGGTATATGTGGCAAGGCAGCTCATGAAGCTGGGACCAACTGCACATCTGCAGCGCTGTGtatcaactgctctgggagccgTCCCGTCTGGAGCAGAGACTGCCCCGTCTTTGCGGAAGAACGAAAAATTCAGGAGATCAAGGTGACAAAGAGGCTACcttatgtggaagccaaaaaaTGAGTATAGGGCTACgaaaccccctgtctttgccacatcctatgcctccttggtgCACAGCCGTGCGTCACAGGTAGACGCTTCGACGCAGACCATGTCCAGCATAGCAGTATCCTCCACCAGTACCTGTACCTGCGTTTGTACCTGCCAGAGCACTCCCACTCACGATTTAGCTATTCAGGCTGCTCCGACTGCACCAACTGCTATTGCAGAGAAAGCTACAGTGAAGCCTTCGAAGACCCTCCAGAAACAGAGTGCCTCTCCACCTCCCCCATCCCCGACTTCCACAAAGAACATGGGACCAGGGAAAGGGGCACGGCGTTTGACGTCAAACCTGCCAAAGGCACCATCGGATGTCGTCTTGGCAtccctgactgatgaggaggaaatcgtcatggattttgatacctcttCCCCAGAACCTGGCAGCCCCTCTGCTGCCACTCGCTCTACAAGTGCCTCACCAGCACGGCGCAAAGACAGGGGGAAATCTAAACCGAAACGCTgatatggctcccatacttcagtggaatctgaatggagtcagacctcgctttgcagaattgcggctgttagtacaggaaaaccccttttgcatctctttgcaagagacacattttaaagagactgacacgcctgtacttacaggatatcacatgtacaggaaagacgacctgactggtaatagggctcagggtggggtggcagtgttcattaaggacacattccactcctcaccTGTGCCCTTAACCACAACGCTACAAGCGGTTGCAGCTCGGATCCTGGTCCAGGTTAATGTCACAGTGTGCTCCTTGTATTTACCACCCACTGAGCTCATTGACAGTGAAGCCCTCGCACGGCTCATTGATCAGCTACCCCGTCCCTTCCTCCTTTTAGGAGACTTAAATGCTCATAATGCATTATGGGGTTCCCACAAAACCTGCCCCAGAGGCCAGATGATTGAGCAGTTGCTCAGGACTTCCGACATACTGCTGAACACAGGTCAGGCCACACATTTTAGCACCGCTTCCGATTCGTCTTCTGCCATAGACCTCTCTATTTGTTCGCCTGTGCTTGCGGACATTGCTCAGTGGGTCGTAGACGACGACCTTCATGGCAGCGACCATTATCCTATCTGGCTCCATCTGCCAGTTGACATGGGTCGTGTCGCACGGCCGCCGAAATGGTTGTTCCGGAAGGGAAACTGGATGCTCTACCggcagttggctgtttttgaaTGGTGTGAAGGCGTCCAGGATTTGGTGGATCACATTACGGCGGTGATGCACCATGCCGCTGATGTATCCATACCAAAATCAACGGGAACACATgtgaggcagcctgtcccttggtggaatgacaactgtcgtaccgccatcagagacagacgggcggctttgagaagattccgtcggtgcCCCACTGCTGCGCATCTGATGACTTTCCGAATAGCACAGGCGCGGGCGAGAAGAATCGTTAGGGAGAGTAAACGGAGGTCTTGgcgtgagttcctgaactccatcaataggtccacatcttcaagcaaagtatgggaagccattaggaggatctcaaggtgatactctcgaccgccaatagcagctatacgtgagcgggggtgtctcctaacatctccaagagacattgcccgggcgttggcagaatcttttcaaactattacggccgattgtagccaggacccagaatttctgcgctatcggggtacacaggagagggctggttttgatttccgttcacagaacgctgaggaatacaaccagactttctctttgtgggagttggactctgcactgtccGTATCTCGGGATACCGCACCTGGTCCCGACCTGGTAtcgtatagcatgctgcagcagttggatctgcggtcaaaggaagtcctccttcaactttttaatgaaatttggaagacaggcaactttcctagttcgtggaaagaatcgattttaattccccttttaaaaccagggaaggatcggaccgaacccagtagctaccgtagcattagtctcacgagctgcgtcggaaagacatttgagcgtatggtcaataggcgcctggtgtggactctcgaatccagatccttacttacccgctgccagtgtgggttcaggaggtatcattccactctagataacctgatcctactcgaaacagcgatacaagatgctttcctacgtaagcaacaccttatcggggTTTTCTTTGACCTGGAGAAGGCGTACAATACTACCGGGAGGCATACCATTTTGCGGCAGCTTTATGAGTGGGGTTTCCGTGGGCGTTTACCCACCCTCATCAGATCCTTTTTGTCGGACAGGTATTTTAagtataaggttgggaatgtcctgtctgttttaagcaggagaacggtgtccctcaaggaagtgtcctcagtgtgacagctttcgcaattgccatcaatagtattgcgtccacagtaagacggcccgtgcagtgctccttgtttgtggacgatttttccattttctgtgcgtcttcctccctcacagctgctacacgccaattacagctgacactcgtgcgattggaggaatggtctaagaccacgggctttaaattctctttggagaagaccgtttgtgtagattttaaccgttcctgttctctttttaatctccctgttttaaaactaggagaca is from Schistocerca cancellata isolate TAMUIC-IGC-003103 chromosome 6, iqSchCanc2.1, whole genome shotgun sequence and encodes:
- the LOC126191085 gene encoding U6 snRNA-associated Sm-like protein LSm6; its protein translation is MSRKEALSQFIQQIHGRPVVVKLNSGVDYRGVLACLDGYMNIALEQTEEYVNGQLKNKYGDAFIRGNNVLYISTQKRRI